A single window of Caldimicrobium thiodismutans DNA harbors:
- the greA gene encoding transcription elongation factor GreA — protein MTKIPFTPEGLERIKKELEHLIKVERRKTIKAIEEARAHGDLSENAEYEAAKERQAYIEGRIQELQGLLAQAEVIPPLKEVPERVQFGVKVKLLNLETDEIMTYKIVGPYEADPSNGSISINSPIARGLIGREIGEEVKIQTPSGIKKFEILDIEI, from the coding sequence GTGACAAAAATTCCTTTTACACCTGAAGGTCTTGAAAGAATTAAAAAAGAACTTGAGCACCTTATCAAGGTTGAAAGAAGAAAGACCATTAAAGCCATTGAAGAGGCAAGAGCCCATGGAGATCTCTCAGAAAATGCAGAATATGAGGCTGCCAAAGAGCGTCAGGCTTACATTGAAGGTAGAATTCAGGAACTTCAGGGGCTTCTTGCTCAAGCTGAGGTTATCCCTCCTCTTAAGGAGGTTCCTGAGAGAGTGCAATTCGGGGTAAAAGTAAAACTCCTAAATCTTGAAACCGATGAGATAATGACATATAAAATCGTTGGACCCTATGAGGCAGATCCTTCTAATGGTAGTATCTCCATAAATTCTCCTATAGCCAGAGGTTTAATTGGTAGAGAAATTGGAGAAGAGGTAAAGATTCAGACACCGTCCGGAATCAAAAAGTTTGAAATACTGGATATAGAGATTTAA
- the icd gene encoding isocitrate dehydrogenase (NADP(+)), with the protein MAKITLREDFTLIVPDEPEIAYIEGDGIGPDITRAMLKVVSAAVDKAYNGKRKILWKEVLAGEKAYKETGNYLPEETLKIIQDCVVAIKGPLTTPVGGGFRSLNVTLRQVLDLYACVRPVRWIPGTPSPVKEPQKVNMVIFRENTEDVYAGIEYQAGSPEAKKLIEFIRENFGKSIREDSGIGIKPISVFGTKRLVRKAIKYALENGLPSVTLVHKGNIMKFTEGAFRAWGYELAKEEFPEVCIAEEEISVKYPQGVPSGKVIIKDRIADAMFQWALLRPEEYSVLATPNLNGDYLSDALAAQVGGLGMAPGANIGDGYAVFEATHGSAPKYAGLDKANPSSLILSAKMMLEYLGWKESAQIIWDALSKTIQSKIVTYDLARLLEGAKEVRTSVFADEIVKNIYSL; encoded by the coding sequence ATGGCCAAGATTACCCTTAGGGAGGACTTTACCCTTATTGTTCCAGATGAGCCAGAAATAGCCTATATTGAGGGAGATGGTATTGGCCCGGACATTACCAGAGCTATGCTAAAGGTAGTTTCTGCTGCAGTGGACAAGGCCTATAATGGAAAGAGAAAAATACTTTGGAAAGAGGTTTTAGCCGGTGAAAAGGCCTATAAGGAGACGGGAAATTATCTTCCTGAAGAAACCTTGAAGATTATCCAGGATTGTGTGGTAGCAATAAAAGGCCCTCTCACAACACCAGTGGGAGGGGGATTCCGGAGTCTTAATGTGACCCTTAGGCAGGTCTTAGACCTTTATGCCTGTGTTAGACCTGTGCGCTGGATACCGGGAACACCAAGCCCTGTAAAGGAACCTCAGAAGGTTAACATGGTAATTTTTCGTGAGAATACAGAAGATGTCTATGCTGGTATTGAGTATCAGGCTGGCTCTCCTGAGGCAAAAAAACTTATTGAATTTATTCGGGAAAACTTTGGGAAATCAATCCGGGAAGACTCAGGTATTGGCATAAAACCCATCTCAGTCTTCGGGACAAAGAGGCTTGTGAGAAAGGCCATCAAATATGCCCTTGAAAATGGTCTTCCCAGTGTCACCTTAGTTCATAAAGGGAATATCATGAAGTTTACCGAAGGGGCCTTCAGAGCCTGGGGTTATGAACTGGCTAAGGAGGAGTTTCCAGAGGTTTGTATTGCAGAAGAAGAAATTTCAGTGAAATATCCTCAGGGTGTTCCTTCGGGAAAGGTGATTATAAAGGATCGCATAGCGGATGCCATGTTTCAGTGGGCCCTTCTTAGACCGGAGGAGTATAGCGTTCTTGCAACTCCGAATCTGAATGGCGATTATCTTTCAGATGCCCTGGCTGCACAGGTGGGAGGTCTTGGAATGGCCCCAGGGGCAAACATAGGAGATGGATATGCGGTTTTTGAGGCTACTCATGGTTCAGCCCCCAAATATGCAGGTCTGGATAAGGCTAATCCCTCTTCTCTGATTTTGTCTGCCAAGATGATGCTTGAATACCTTGGCTGGAAAGAATCTGCTCAAATTATCTGGGATGCCCTCTCTAAAACTATCCAGAGTAAAATAGTAACTTATGACCTTGCAAGACTTCTTGAGGGAGCTAAAGAGGTCAGGACTTCTGTATTTGCTGATGAGATTGTAAAGAACATTTATAGCCTCTAA
- the leuS gene encoding leucine--tRNA ligase, whose translation MKYYDFSAIEKKWQKLWEEKKVFKVKTDLNKPKYYVLEMFPYPSGRIHMGHVRNYTLGDIIARVKRMKGYNVLHPMGWDAFGLPAENAALKHGTHPAVWTYSNIDYMREQLKKLGFSYDWDREFATCDPEYYKFEQRFFIEMYERGLAYRKKTAVNWCESCQTVLANEQVEEGKCWRCGQEVISREMEGWFLRITAYAEELLEDLKKLEGFWPEKVILMQRNWIGRSEGAEVEFFIPELSEKVKVFTTRPDTLFGVTFLALSPEHPLAKRLAMKKGLFKELERLSERVKKERRRIEEGVAEKEGLFLESFAKNPLSGESVPIFAANFVLMEYGTGAIMCVPAHDQRDFEFAKKYGLPMRVVIQPGDKTLKAEELESAYEELGIMINSGEFSGLPSEEGKKRVIEKLEALGLGKKRITYRLRDWGVSRQRYWGCPIPMLYCERCGIVPEKLENLPVRLPLDAQIDAQGRSPLPRLKEFVSATCPACGGPARRETDTFDTFVESSWYFARFTCPDYSEPLNSQDVDYWLPVDQYVGGIEHAILHLLYARFFTKVLRDLGYLRIDEPFKNLLTQGMVIKETYKCPRHGWLYPEEVSSEGRCLKDNCGEEVIVGKSEKMSKSKCNVVDPDAMIKKYGADTVRLFIAFAAPPDRDLEWSDHGIEGAFRFLKRVYTLVEEYAERLKGITYSDKDFSELSGQALILRRKLHQMIKKVHQDFEERLHFNTGIASIMEFLNFLQDSLKELDLSGDVELKLLKEIFEKLLLALSPVCPHLCEELWAHLGNSGFISEASFPLWEESLLKEENFILVVQINGKVRDQISAPSGISKEEALEMVKGLPKVQKYLEGKTLRNVIFVPEKLINIVVS comes from the coding sequence GTGAAATATTATGATTTTTCTGCCATAGAAAAAAAGTGGCAGAAGCTCTGGGAAGAAAAAAAGGTTTTCAAGGTCAAAACTGATCTGAATAAACCAAAATACTATGTCCTTGAGATGTTCCCCTATCCTTCTGGAAGGATCCACATGGGGCATGTGAGGAATTATACCCTTGGAGATATTATAGCCCGGGTTAAAAGGATGAAGGGTTACAATGTGCTTCATCCCATGGGCTGGGATGCCTTTGGTCTTCCAGCAGAAAATGCTGCCCTTAAACATGGGACCCATCCAGCTGTGTGGACCTATTCTAATATTGATTATATGCGGGAGCAACTTAAAAAACTTGGTTTTAGCTATGATTGGGACAGAGAGTTTGCAACCTGTGATCCTGAATATTATAAATTTGAACAGAGATTTTTTATTGAGATGTATGAAAGGGGGCTTGCCTATCGGAAGAAAACAGCAGTTAACTGGTGTGAGAGTTGTCAAACCGTCCTTGCTAATGAACAGGTAGAGGAGGGTAAGTGCTGGAGGTGCGGTCAAGAGGTTATCTCCCGTGAGATGGAAGGTTGGTTCTTGAGAATAACTGCTTATGCAGAAGAACTGCTTGAGGATCTTAAGAAATTGGAAGGCTTTTGGCCTGAAAAAGTGATTCTCATGCAGAGAAATTGGATTGGCAGGAGTGAAGGAGCAGAGGTAGAGTTTTTTATTCCAGAACTTTCAGAAAAGGTAAAAGTATTTACTACCAGACCTGATACCCTTTTTGGTGTAACCTTTCTTGCTCTTTCCCCAGAGCATCCGCTGGCAAAAAGGCTTGCAATGAAAAAGGGCCTGTTTAAAGAGCTTGAGAGACTTTCTGAAAGGGTAAAAAAAGAAAGAAGACGAATTGAAGAGGGAGTTGCGGAAAAAGAAGGGCTATTTTTAGAGTCCTTTGCTAAAAATCCCCTTAGTGGGGAGAGTGTTCCCATTTTTGCTGCCAACTTTGTCCTTATGGAATACGGAACCGGGGCTATTATGTGCGTTCCTGCTCATGACCAGAGGGATTTTGAATTTGCTAAAAAATATGGGCTTCCTATGAGAGTTGTAATTCAACCCGGAGATAAAACTTTAAAGGCTGAAGAGCTTGAATCTGCTTATGAAGAACTGGGGATAATGATAAACTCTGGAGAATTTTCTGGTCTTCCCAGCGAGGAAGGTAAAAAAAGGGTCATTGAGAAACTGGAAGCCCTTGGACTTGGGAAAAAAAGGATTACCTACAGGCTTAGAGACTGGGGAGTTTCTCGCCAGCGTTATTGGGGTTGTCCAATCCCTATGCTTTATTGTGAAAGGTGCGGAATTGTCCCAGAGAAATTAGAGAATCTTCCAGTCCGGCTTCCATTGGATGCACAGATAGACGCACAGGGCAGGAGTCCTCTTCCAAGGCTTAAAGAATTTGTTTCTGCCACATGTCCGGCCTGTGGAGGCCCAGCCAGAAGAGAAACCGATACCTTTGACACCTTTGTTGAATCCTCTTGGTATTTTGCAAGATTTACCTGTCCTGATTATTCTGAACCCCTTAATTCTCAAGATGTGGATTATTGGTTGCCAGTGGATCAATATGTTGGTGGAATAGAACATGCCATCTTGCACTTACTTTATGCAAGGTTTTTTACCAAGGTTTTAAGAGATTTAGGATACTTGAGAATAGATGAGCCCTTTAAAAATCTTTTAACTCAGGGAATGGTTATAAAGGAAACCTATAAATGTCCAAGACATGGCTGGCTTTATCCAGAAGAGGTCTCCTCTGAAGGTAGATGTCTTAAGGATAATTGTGGGGAAGAGGTGATAGTTGGAAAATCAGAAAAGATGTCTAAGAGCAAGTGTAATGTGGTTGATCCTGATGCCATGATTAAAAAATATGGAGCTGATACAGTTAGGCTCTTTATTGCCTTTGCTGCACCACCAGATCGAGACCTTGAATGGAGTGATCACGGCATTGAAGGGGCTTTTCGTTTCTTAAAAAGGGTCTATACCCTGGTTGAGGAGTATGCTGAAAGGCTAAAGGGAATAACCTATTCAGATAAGGATTTTTCAGAGCTTAGCGGTCAGGCCTTAATTCTAAGAAGAAAACTTCACCAGATGATTAAAAAGGTGCATCAAGACTTTGAAGAGAGGCTTCACTTTAATACAGGGATTGCCTCCATTATGGAATTTTTAAATTTCTTACAGGATTCTCTTAAAGAGCTTGATCTTTCAGGGGATGTAGAGCTTAAGCTTTTAAAGGAGATCTTTGAAAAGCTTTTACTTGCTCTTTCTCCTGTTTGTCCTCATCTCTGTGAGGAGCTCTGGGCACATCTTGGGAATAGTGGGTTTATCTCTGAGGCAAGTTTTCCTCTTTGGGAGGAAAGCCTTCTTAAGGAAGAAAACTTTATCTTAGTTGTTCAAATTAATGGTAAGGTGAGGGATCAGATTTCAGCTCCTTCAGGAATTTCCAAAGAGGAGGCTCTTGAAATGGTTAAAGGGCTTCCTAAGGTCCAAAAATATCTTGAGGGAAAGACCTTAAGAAATGTTATCTTTGTCCCTGAGAAACTTATCAATATTGTTGTTTCTTAG
- a CDS encoding LptE family protein: MFLSISLWACGYTLQERPSYFKSHWKTIYIPPFKNYTQESEMGELLAYELRHRFSQGRLLIPVYREEEADLIFKGEITRVYVEPVSYEVFLQTKERKILFEGKFQLIERITQEKIYENRKFNRFETYRVSEALTGLLDPGKKEALKKLSKDISELIFQEIFFK; the protein is encoded by the coding sequence TTGTTTCTTAGTATTAGTCTTTGGGCCTGTGGATATACCCTTCAGGAGAGACCCTCCTATTTTAAATCTCACTGGAAAACTATTTATATTCCCCCTTTTAAAAATTATACTCAAGAGTCTGAGATGGGAGAACTTCTGGCTTATGAGCTTCGCCATCGCTTCAGTCAGGGCAGGCTCCTTATCCCGGTTTATAGGGAAGAGGAGGCGGATTTAATCTTTAAAGGCGAGATTACCAGAGTTTATGTGGAGCCGGTATCTTATGAGGTCTTTCTTCAGACTAAGGAAAGAAAAATTCTTTTTGAAGGGAAATTCCAATTGATTGAGCGAATTACTCAAGAAAAGATTTATGAAAATAGAAAATTTAATAGATTTGAGACCTATCGTGTCAGTGAGGCTTTAACAGGGCTTCTTGATCCGGGGAAAAAGGAGGCTTTAAAAAAGCTCTCTAAGGATATCTCTGAGCTTATATTTCAGGAAATATTTTTTAAATAA
- a CDS encoding RNA ligase partner protein, which translates to MEKERLIPDTSIFTNPDVYHQFGEDPLSAFQNFLLLVAELEGDVSVYIPTSVYDELKRMISQMKIPPKARSVLKVKSPKKYELYIPAFLMYEFIDEIRNRINKGLRIAEEAVKALTYKKPEEVLKSLRRKYREVLREGIVDSKEDLEIILLALELDGVVLSADRGVLYMADSLGLRFWEPKEIKETLEGFKTW; encoded by the coding sequence ATGGAAAAGGAAAGATTAATTCCTGATACCAGTATTTTTACCAACCCAGATGTCTATCATCAGTTTGGAGAAGACCCTCTTTCTGCCTTTCAGAACTTTCTTCTCCTTGTGGCAGAACTTGAGGGGGATGTAAGTGTCTATATACCTACCTCTGTTTATGATGAGTTGAAAAGAATGATTTCTCAGATGAAAATTCCTCCCAAAGCAAGATCAGTGCTTAAAGTTAAGTCACCGAAAAAATATGAACTCTATATTCCTGCTTTTTTAATGTATGAATTTATTGATGAAATCCGCAACCGTATCAATAAGGGATTAAGAATTGCTGAAGAGGCTGTCAAAGCCTTAACCTATAAAAAGCCGGAGGAGGTATTAAAGTCCCTGCGACGGAAGTATAGAGAGGTATTAAGAGAAGGAATTGTTGATAGTAAGGAAGACCTTGAAATTATTCTCCTTGCCCTTGAACTGGATGGAGTTGTTCTATCTGCTGACCGCGGAGTCCTTTACATGGCAGATTCCTTGGGCCTAAGATTCTGGGAACCTAAGGAAATTAAAGAAACCTTAGAGGGATTTAAGACTTGGTAA
- a CDS encoding Gfo/Idh/MocA family protein, with protein MRLKLALIGCGKAAERHLKIYQALKDEVEVVAVSDLNPERVKIFSEALSAKPYTDFQEMLKREPVDVVDLAVPSGLHKKVGEIILKKFRKHLLVEKPLALTLKDAETLVNLAERYQLKLVTIFQNRANLPVIKVKELLDKGFFGKIVLLSVKFYWSRRQNYYDSASWRGTWAYDGGALAQQGCHFADMMTYLLGEVESSFAKMGTYLVNIEAEDLLVGTVKFKNGALGTIEATTCARPKDIKAEVVLLGERGSAIIGGFAMNRLDYLSLEGVEDPTPLIEGYRENPQHPLGYSHFSYIKSVFEYFKKGERAPYLAVGEDALPSLQLIIGLYESAERGKEIHFPFKPRYCKLGKGV; from the coding sequence ATGCGGTTGAAACTTGCCTTGATTGGATGTGGAAAAGCTGCTGAGCGCCACCTCAAAATTTATCAGGCTTTAAAGGATGAGGTGGAAGTGGTTGCTGTATCAGATCTAAATCCTGAGAGAGTTAAAATTTTTTCTGAAGCCCTATCTGCTAAACCCTATACAGATTTTCAAGAGATGCTTAAAAGAGAACCTGTAGATGTGGTTGACCTTGCCGTTCCATCAGGTCTTCATAAAAAAGTGGGAGAAATTATTCTAAAAAAATTTCGTAAGCATCTTCTGGTGGAAAAACCTCTTGCTCTTACTCTTAAAGATGCAGAAACTCTGGTAAATTTAGCGGAAAGATATCAACTTAAGCTGGTAACCATTTTTCAAAATAGAGCCAATCTTCCTGTAATTAAGGTTAAAGAACTTCTTGATAAGGGTTTTTTTGGGAAAATTGTGCTACTTTCAGTAAAGTTTTACTGGTCAAGGAGACAGAATTACTATGACAGTGCAAGTTGGAGGGGCACCTGGGCTTATGATGGAGGAGCCCTTGCCCAACAGGGTTGTCATTTTGCTGATATGATGACCTATCTTTTAGGAGAGGTTGAAAGCTCTTTTGCCAAAATGGGAACCTATCTTGTAAATATCGAGGCTGAAGACCTTCTTGTGGGAACCGTTAAATTCAAAAATGGAGCCCTTGGAACAATTGAAGCCACAACCTGTGCAAGACCAAAGGACATAAAAGCCGAGGTGGTTTTGCTGGGAGAAAGGGGCTCAGCAATTATTGGAGGATTTGCCATGAATCGGCTTGATTATCTTTCCCTTGAAGGAGTTGAAGATCCCACCCCACTCATAGAGGGATACAGGGAAAATCCCCAGCATCCCCTTGGATATTCTCACTTTAGTTATATAAAATCAGTCTTTGAGTATTTTAAAAAGGGAGAAAGGGCACCTTATCTTGCTGTTGGAGAAGATGCCCTTCCTTCTCTTCAGCTTATTATCGGACTTTATGAATCGGCAGAAAGAGGAAAAGAGATTCACTTTCCCTTTAAACCAAGATACTGCAAACTTGGAAAAGGAGTATAA
- a CDS encoding DegT/DnrJ/EryC1/StrS family aminotransferase, with product MPQIPLLDLRRGFSEIEEEVLKGFKEVFQSMKILNGPNLQAFEKEWAEYLGVKHAIGYSCGTSALLASLLALGIGKGDEVLLQANGFIADFEAVYFSGAEPVFLEVDPKTFGPDLNDLRKKITPRTKALLLIHMYGHPCEMDDILEICDKYGIILIEDASHAHGAEYRSKKVGTFGKVGCFSCGPVKNLNAVGDAGVVVTNDDELAFKLKYFRVHGQVEKNHSHFPGLNTRLDELQAVILRARLKTLDQKNEKRREIARYYTEKLSEIPGLLLPPLDPPHKKSVYHRYVIGTSKREELIKFLKERGIGTGYYYPIPLHQHRAYFETFGKSWNLPQAERLARELVAIPIYPELTQDEIDYIVDSIKAFFNA from the coding sequence ATGCCCCAGATACCCCTTCTTGACTTAAGACGCGGTTTTTCTGAAATTGAAGAAGAGGTTTTAAAGGGTTTTAAAGAGGTTTTTCAAAGTATGAAAATTTTAAATGGTCCAAATTTACAGGCCTTTGAAAAAGAATGGGCTGAATATCTTGGAGTAAAACATGCCATAGGTTATAGTTGTGGGACCTCAGCCCTTCTTGCCAGTTTGCTTGCTTTAGGAATAGGGAAAGGAGATGAGGTTCTCCTTCAGGCAAATGGTTTTATTGCGGATTTTGAAGCAGTTTATTTTTCAGGGGCAGAACCTGTATTTCTTGAGGTTGATCCAAAAACCTTTGGCCCTGATCTCAATGATCTCAGGAAAAAAATTACTCCTCGCACAAAAGCCCTTTTACTTATTCACATGTATGGACACCCCTGTGAGATGGATGATATCCTTGAGATTTGTGATAAATATGGAATTATCTTGATTGAAGATGCCTCCCATGCTCATGGAGCTGAGTATAGGAGTAAAAAGGTTGGCACCTTTGGTAAAGTTGGATGTTTTAGTTGTGGACCTGTTAAGAATTTAAATGCTGTCGGAGATGCAGGAGTTGTTGTTACCAATGATGATGAACTTGCCTTCAAGTTAAAATATTTTCGTGTTCATGGCCAGGTTGAAAAAAATCACTCCCATTTTCCTGGATTAAATACCCGCCTTGATGAGCTTCAGGCAGTAATATTAAGGGCAAGGCTTAAAACCCTTGACCAAAAAAATGAAAAGAGAAGAGAAATTGCAAGGTATTACACAGAAAAGCTTTCAGAAATACCTGGGCTTTTACTTCCCCCTCTTGATCCACCTCATAAAAAAAGTGTCTATCATCGTTATGTTATCGGGACTTCAAAGAGGGAAGAATTAATAAAATTTTTGAAAGAAAGAGGAATAGGAACAGGTTATTATTATCCCATTCCCCTGCATCAACACAGAGCCTATTTTGAGACCTTTGGGAAATCTTGGAATCTTCCCCAGGCTGAAAGGCTTGCAAGGGAACTTGTGGCCATTCCCATTTATCCCGAGCTCACTCAGGATGAAATTGATTATATAGTTGACTCAATTAAAGCTTTTTTTAACGCTTAA
- a CDS encoding glycosyltransferase family 2 protein, which translates to MSQKLISILIPMHNEEGNVDLVYSEVKAVCEEIKSERGYDYEILFVNDGSTDRTLEKLKTLKEKDGRIRILNMDRNRGEAAGLTAGFQLAKGDFIFTMDGDGQNDPRYFKELLLKLEEGYLVATGYRLKRKEPLLTRRIPSFIANRIIAIVTGVKVRDNGCSLKGYVAEIPKRVQIPHGFHRFLPALFGVKNEEVAEIPVLDRKRYWGRSHYGLKRTVEVLRELITFPFLKRSVFYEKFFKVWSILHVCALFPVGISLILKPGLIKGSLFFALFLGALVSYVIHKNLKRFNLAQREGVFKVEDL; encoded by the coding sequence ATGAGTCAGAAGCTTATTTCTATTCTTATACCCATGCACAACGAAGAGGGAAATGTGGATCTGGTGTATAGTGAAGTAAAGGCTGTTTGTGAGGAGATAAAAAGTGAAAGAGGCTATGATTACGAAATCCTTTTTGTAAATGATGGAAGCACTGACAGGACTCTTGAAAAGTTAAAAACTCTGAAGGAGAAAGATGGGAGAATAAGAATTCTTAATATGGATAGAAATAGAGGAGAGGCAGCGGGTTTAACAGCGGGTTTTCAGCTGGCAAAAGGGGATTTCATCTTTACCATGGATGGAGATGGCCAAAATGATCCGAGATATTTTAAAGAGCTTCTTTTAAAGCTTGAAGAGGGCTATTTAGTTGCAACTGGCTATCGTCTAAAGAGAAAGGAGCCTTTATTAACCCGCAGGATACCCTCCTTTATAGCAAATCGTATCATTGCCATAGTTACAGGTGTTAAAGTAAGGGATAACGGCTGTTCCCTTAAGGGATATGTAGCTGAGATTCCTAAAAGGGTTCAAATTCCCCATGGATTTCATCGCTTCTTACCTGCCCTTTTTGGAGTTAAAAATGAAGAGGTTGCAGAAATCCCGGTTCTTGATAGAAAACGCTACTGGGGACGCTCTCACTATGGCTTAAAAAGAACTGTTGAGGTTTTAAGGGAACTTATAACCTTTCCCTTTTTGAAAAGGTCTGTGTTTTATGAGAAATTTTTTAAAGTCTGGAGTATTCTCCATGTGTGCGCCCTTTTTCCCGTAGGTATCTCGTTGATATTAAAACCTGGTCTTATAAAGGGTTCTCTATTTTTTGCCCTTTTTCTTGGTGCCTTAGTAAGTTATGTGATTCACAAAAATTTAAAGCGCTTTAATCTTGCTCAAAGGGAAGGTGTCTTTAAGGTTGAAGATTTGTAA
- a CDS encoding ArnT family glycosyltransferase, translating into MKNFIHKIINTIQIFDLLRLLFIGLLFSGIFLNLWERPLFGVEGRWAEGAREMSLRSSWFVPTINFEPHVTKPLIPFWLIKISGELFGFSEFTVRLPGALLGLFSVLIFYFLAKKLFEKEWALIGTALYGASLGFLEFSRLSQSEIYQLFGIVSALTVYIYYREKPSFTGYTLFIFALLFGALSKGLTAVAVLGLFVGLDIVLFRRFYHFNPKLFIILALGVSLYFLHYYLISKELQTQLPFYLWFRENLKQAVDPYDNLRPFYIYFYFWPLWIAPFSLFLPLALYKNFKNFKSLSQNEKLFFLTNLFIFLLFTLAKARRGYYLLPILPFTIITLTFYLKNLKEFFLVKLHQGIALFLPFLSLVSLYFLHKKGYPFNPNLWIGFGFTIIAQIFLLIKSIKISKLSEKFLSIILIFLLSEILYFSFLQPAYSSSTEKESGLFVKRLSEKNQDLKICSLSLEERPVANFYFYAEIKEKVEDLKKPEEALSKCKIIIIRKNLKEEWLNLFQKEGYKMEKFETKGDKSKNYYIFYKSSTLKTPSL; encoded by the coding sequence ATGAAAAATTTTATACACAAAATTATTAACACCATTCAAATTTTTGATTTACTAAGGTTACTTTTTATTGGTTTGCTATTTTCTGGAATCTTTTTGAATCTCTGGGAGAGGCCACTTTTTGGGGTTGAGGGAAGATGGGCAGAAGGGGCAAGGGAAATGTCTTTGAGAAGCTCCTGGTTTGTTCCCACTATAAATTTTGAACCCCATGTGACCAAACCCCTTATTCCCTTTTGGCTTATAAAAATTAGTGGAGAGCTTTTTGGCTTTTCTGAATTTACTGTTAGGCTTCCAGGGGCTCTCCTCGGCTTATTTTCTGTCCTCATTTTTTATTTTCTTGCTAAAAAACTTTTTGAAAAAGAATGGGCCCTTATTGGAACCGCCCTTTATGGAGCCTCCCTTGGCTTTCTTGAATTTTCAAGACTTTCCCAATCGGAAATCTATCAACTATTCGGCATTGTTTCTGCTCTAACAGTTTATATCTACTATCGGGAAAAACCATCCTTTACAGGATATACCCTTTTCATATTTGCCCTTCTCTTTGGGGCTTTAAGTAAAGGTCTTACTGCAGTAGCTGTTTTAGGTCTTTTTGTAGGGCTTGACATTGTTCTTTTTCGCAGATTCTATCACTTTAACCCCAAACTTTTCATAATTTTAGCCCTCGGAGTTTCCCTTTATTTTCTCCACTATTATCTTATCTCAAAGGAACTTCAAACCCAGCTTCCCTTTTATCTCTGGTTTAGGGAAAATCTAAAACAAGCTGTAGATCCCTATGATAATTTGAGACCCTTTTATATCTATTTTTACTTCTGGCCCCTGTGGATTGCTCCTTTCAGCCTTTTTCTTCCCTTAGCTCTTTATAAAAACTTTAAAAACTTTAAAAGTCTTTCCCAAAATGAAAAACTCTTTTTTTTAACTAACCTCTTTATCTTCTTGTTATTTACTCTTGCTAAAGCAAGAAGGGGATATTACCTTCTACCTATCCTTCCCTTTACTATAATCACCCTTACCTTTTATCTAAAAAATTTAAAAGAGTTCTTTTTAGTTAAACTCCATCAAGGAATAGCCCTTTTTTTACCTTTTTTGAGCCTTGTTTCCCTTTATTTTCTTCATAAAAAGGGTTATCCTTTTAACCCAAATTTGTGGATAGGCTTTGGGTTTACAATAATTGCCCAGATCTTTTTACTTATAAAATCTATAAAAATCTCTAAACTTTCGGAAAAATTTTTAAGTATAATTTTAATTTTTTTACTTTCAGAGATTCTCTATTTTTCCTTTCTTCAGCCAGCCTATAGTTCAAGCACAGAAAAAGAAAGCGGTTTATTTGTTAAAAGGCTCTCAGAAAAAAATCAAGATCTAAAAATCTGCAGTCTCTCTTTGGAAGAGAGACCTGTAGCTAATTTTTATTTTTATGCAGAAATAAAGGAAAAAGTTGAAGATTTGAAAAAGCCTGAGGAGGCCCTTTCAAAATGTAAGATTATCATTATAAGAAAAAACCTAAAAGAAGAATGGTTAAATCTCTTTCAAAAAGAAGGTTATAAAATGGAAAAATTTGAGACTAAGGGTGATAAATCCAAAAATTATTATATTTTTTACAAATCTTCAACCTTAAAGACACCTTCCCTTTGA